One Branchiostoma floridae strain S238N-H82 chromosome 1, Bfl_VNyyK, whole genome shotgun sequence genomic region harbors:
- the LOC118413818 gene encoding autophagy-related protein 2 homolog B-like isoform X1: MPWYFPWSDSIKKRAVRYLLQHYLGHFLQEKLTLDQLSVDLYNGKGIIKNVPLDVWSLNEVLEGTNAPVEMIDGYIGSISVAVPWSALLNDNCTMEIKGLEVTLQPKYRPENSNSMPGSMMNSIWQGSMTTSMQLAQECLKQEAAAGDEQEVQPFEGLELFAQTIETVLTRIKVTFVDTIVRIEHVPKDSKTGTALEIHIKRIEYFDECAADQGSPVDKDEPKLMQPAAVATKVFHMMGVTLHSDEFPESARTSARCSPNMSPQSSDSNLSPPLTPKMPSMMEGRGAESDPHPQVPSNPIKLGVCSGMQEIKVKVKQSESISGPKFDLECYLGSLNFFLSPRQVHLLMEMANEILTPASTGMSPDGRLNKPICPEDYQKIESELQRQLYEDRQPKQAAAGGWEDHIGDYHLGMGRHTMEGSQKKGLGDDDDDVYYSMAAGLNVQLPPLGQPPEVDLETSFGSNYSASSSDSARHRLPRNNSAHKFGYSSYAGGASSPFTATLPKGVTTNQKPSSRKRTPSGQELLEEEAKAERTHYRLKLSCLSITLLHNDPVATPTSKSDRPESSNLLLDMAEKYFTDVMGYSTSAFGWKDLAAMKDRIAKACQYDHLQCVAAPVMLECDQKSNSSAHHHFQRTVADISVGLLDLVECLYDRDTRSDLTSDPTEPTYTELLSFPDLQQQETTKSMFAALPTTSPCLKVKFKNVDKGAKGAYTKPPIPEVTVEVSTCECEVDISIVDRLNALLNPQPLAQMSSSSGMFSSIQPTASMTRQALFSEALDETPAACENPISLHILSPAAKFHVRFPIPDLRPPNLDHLPWWKKHIRKEVLILDVTDFDFQTTLGMGDISQYELKFREAHGLYQLDPSEEAVSFCRISHGQSEGDIDAPVSSGFDWPRIVVTVKPYNAGSVLEEEEVESEPSTPNHSLEETLTGKQEPSVFSNKKVMFENEEMIMPGDQAELSDFQETTVATARICLEFSFPNVNLVLPDKAFYENLYNRINNDLCLWAPAAPSPVNPSDQYSLQGQVGLDLASQFMQGASKDRFIMCKSALQYDSDTDDEDEFDSGPFDSGPFYSTSEMKQRQQRKQKQEQYRQRRAQSFVAVSVNIGHGKLALGTRIKDEEGKSSENRQGELLLEIKDGTIFVVVNYQGNPNLGYLFVQANKAGVFHRGQVDDHTWEDIVGRATPDCPDQLDPLIYRSDSVYTSLAGLVGTGGDSLNMLSVGVRITLDTEKAETVKEFLVAVAVRGGTLRHKVFLQGQHWFTQMIDFLDVEDYPILGYTLPHILTELHVHLLGCAVDYRPVHLPMRAMLTMEKLSISSNIVVDSAISVLRFIVDDSALYLSANVRDQGPVDLKRNYVCVMDMGLFELKLTLNEGTDSKQPRVDLKASNNMLHIRTCSDSLAALTALLQYLAEDGDLRVEEMESSEEIRRKRQPSQSRPRSDSPIPQVLDHVQDQMEEAMMDVWDVNGEAGLDPSMTLQSSPLSDKRTLSSSLHASSAAVPYQTTPAQSTGPGSEPSSLTQSPPSTMFLFPDENGQSRAPLPPSSVATEDDSGSAADSVEDWSDDRDEDFCIIDDPGLGIMPRHGEPEVRVLTEDAIRVEDNHFSQPLGKSDLLKAPDHFPPAVLRYTLREMSVVWHMYGGCDFGKPHDRTAAKGSRSSSANPSPTHGNMQYVRSPQHSPAKAGSQRDSYSRHGRLGWQARGGPGRDTDVHVELQMNKVRLQHEVFPEDTEQASRQVLIITELEIRDRLASSQINKFLYQYTSEARPKQAHANMVMIKALHIRPDPHLKAQECCLRVSLLPLRLNIDQDAINFLRDFFAELADESGACPDAVDTSASPLQASPPSPVMLVGSPLYSDVGGEDTVRGAEGTDSSMTSSRGSGQSDSSPAGPIFFREFTFSPEVPIRLDYHGKRVDMEQGAFAGLLLGLSQLNNSELKLRRLNYRHGLLGYDKMVAYAVTEWGEDIRKNQLPGILGGVGPMHSLVQIVQGIVDLVWLPIEQYRKDGRIVRGLQRGASSFATSTAMATLELTNRVVQSIQTAAEFTYDMLSSGPSVRKLGQGAFIQHRMAQQPADVREGVTKAYNVVREGVTDTAHTIYRVAAEQHEQKGVTGAVGGVLRQIPPTMVKPVILATEATSNVIGGVRNQFLPDARREASEKWRSEEQK; encoded by the exons CGAGGGGCTGGAGCTCTTCGCACAGACTATCGAGACAG TTCTGACCAGAATAAAAGTGACTTTTGTGGACACCATAGTGAGGATTGAACATGTGCCTAAAGACTCCAAGACTGGAACTGCTCTGGAAATCCACATCAAAAG AATTGAATACTTTGATGAGTGTGCAGCAGACCAGGGCAGTCCTGTAGACAAGGATGAGCCGAAGCTGATGCAGCCGGCAGCCGTGGCTACCAAGGTGTTCCACATGATGGGGGTCACCCTCCACTCCGACGAGTTCCCTGAGAGTGCCAGGACCAGTGCAAGATGTTCACCTAACATGTCTCCTCAG TCATCAGACTCCAACCTGTCCCCACCCCTGACACCCAAGATGCCGTCCATgatggaggggaggggggcggagtCAGACCCCCACCCACAGGTCCCCTCCAACCCCATCAAGCTGGGCGTCTGCTCGGGCATGCAGGAgatcaaggtcaaggtcaaacaGAGTGAAAGTATATCAGGACCCAAG TTTGACCTGGAGTGCTACCTGGGGTCGTTGAACTTCTTCCTGAGCCCCAGGCAGGTTCACCTGCTGATGGAGATGGCAAACGAGATCCTCACACCAG CCTCGACCGGTATGAGTCCTGATGGTCGCCTCAACAAGCCCATCTGCCCTGAAGACTACCAGAAGATCGAGAGCGAGCTCCAGCGCCAGTTGTACGAGGATCGCCAGCCCAAACAGGCAGCAGCAGGGGGTTGGGAGGATCACATCGGGGACTACCACCTGGGCATGGGCAGGCACACCATGGAGGGGTCACAGAAGAAAGGACTAG gtgatgatgatgatgatgtgtacTACTCCATGGCAGCAGGGCTGAACGTACAGCTGCCCCCCCTCGGACAGCCCCCTGAGGTGGACCTGGAGACGTCCTTCGGTAGTAACTACAGCGCCAGCAGCAGTGACTCAGCTAGACACAGACTGCCCAGAA ACAACAGCGCCCACAAGTTTGGATACAGCAGCTACGCAGGAGGAGCCTCCTCCCCCTTCACAGCCACACTTCCTAAAGGGGTCACCACCAATCAGAAACCTTCCAGCAGAAAACGAA CACCTTCAGGTCAGGAGTTGTTAGAAGAGGAGGCCAAGGCGGAGCGGACTCACTACAGACTGAAGCTGAGCTGCCTGTCAATCACTCTGCTGCACAACGACCCCGTGGCCACGCCCACCAGTAAGAGCGACAGGCCTGAGTCCAGTAATCTGCTGTTAGACATGGCGGAGAAGTACTTCACAGACGTGATGGGCTACAGTACATCTGCCTTTGGGTGGAAAGACCTGGCTGCCATGAAGGACAGAATAGCCAAGGCCTGCCAGTATGACCATCTACA ATGTGTAGCCGCCCCTGTGATGCTGGAGTGTGACCAGAAGTCCAACAGCAGTGCTCACCACCACTTCCAGCGGACGGTGGCAGACATCAGCGTGGGTCTGCTGGACCTGGTGGAGTGTCTGTATGACAGGGACACCCGATCTGACCTGACCTCCGACCCCACAGAACCTACATACACAGAG CTGCTGTCCTTCCCTGACCTTCAGCAGCAGGAGACCACCAAGTCCATGTTTGCTGCCCTCCCCACCACCAGTCCCTGCCTTAAAGTCAAGTTCAAGAATGTAGACAAAGGAGCAAAG GGTGCGTACACAAAGCCCCCCATCCCCGAGGTGACAGTAGAAGTCAGTACCTGTGAGTGTGAAGTGGACATCAGTATAGTGGACAGACTGAACGCCCTGCTGAACCCCCAGCCCCTGGCACAGATGAGCAGCTCCTCCGGCATGTTCAGCTCCATCCAGCCAACAGCCAGTATg acaAGACAAGCCTTGTTTAGTGAAGCCTTAGACGAGACACCAGCCGCATGTGAAAACCCCATCAGCCTGCATATATTATCCCCAGCTGCCAAGTTTCACGTCAG ATTTCCCATCCCCGACCTGAGACCGCCCAACCTGGACCACCTCCCCTGGTGGAAGAAACACATCAGGAAGGAGGTGCTGATCCTGGATGTGACGGACTTTGACTTCCAGACAACCCTGGGGATGGGGGACATCTCACAGTACGAGCTCAAGTTCAGAGAAGCGCATGGCCTGTATCAGCTAGACCCGTCAGAGGAAGCAGTGTCGTTTTGTCGGATCTCCCACGGCCAGTCGGAGGGCGACATTGATGCTCCTGTCAGCAGTGGATTTGATTGGCCAAG GATAGTTGTGACTGTAAAGCCATACAATGCTGGGTCAGTACTGGAGGAGGAGGAAGTGGAGTCTGAACCCAGCACACCTAACCACTCGCTGGAGGAAACACTCACCGGCAAGCAGGAGCCATCCGTCTTCTCCAACAAGAAAGTCATGTTTGAGAATGAAGAG ATGATCATGCCGGGTGACCAGGCAGAGTTGTCAGACTTCCAGGAGACAACAGTCGCCACAGCTAGGATATGTCTGGAGTTCTCCTTCCCCAACGTCAACCTGGTGTTGCCAGACAAAGCCTTTTACGAAAACCTGTACAATAG AATAAACAATGACCTGTGTCTGTGGGCGCCGGCTGCCCCGTCCCCGGTCAACCCGAGTGACCAGTACAGCCTGCAGGGCCAGGTGGGGCTGGACCTGGCCAGTCAGTTCATGCAGGGGGCCAGTAAGGACAGGTTCATCATGTGCAAGTCTGCTCTGCAGTATG ATTCTGATACAGACGATGAAGATGAGTTTGACAGCGGCCCATTCGACAGCGGACCTTTCTACTCTACATCTGAGATGAAACAGAGACAGCAGAGGAAACAGAAGCAGGAGCAGTACAGACAGAGGAGAGCGCAGAGCTTTGTGGCCGTCTCTGTCAACATTGGGCACGGCAAACTGGCCCTGGGCACAAGGATAAAG GATGAGGAGGGCAAGTCATCTGAAAACAGACAGGGGGAGCTGCTACTGGAAATCAAGGATGGGACCATCTTTGTGGTGGTGAACTACCAAGGGAACCCTAACCTGGGCTACCTGTTTGTCCAAGCCAACAAAGCTGGGGTTTTCCACAGAG GTCAGGTGGATGACCACACGTGGGAGGACATAGTGGGCCGAGCCACACCGGACTGCCCTGACCAGCTGGACCCCCTGATCTACCGTTCTGACAGTGTGTACACCAGTCTGGCCGGGCTGGTAGGCACAGGAGGGGACAGCCTCAACATGCTGTCTGTGGGAGTCAGGATCACATTAGATACAGAGAAGGCTGAAACTGTCAAG GAGTTCTTGGTTGCTGTTGCTGTACGAGGAGGAACACTAAGACACAAGGTGTTTCTGCAAGGACAGCACTGGTTTACACAG ATGATAGATTTCCTGGATGTAGAAGACTACCCTATCCTGGGCTACACCTTACCACACATCCTGACAGAGCTGCATGTCCACCTGCTGGGCTGTGCTGTGGACTACAG GCCAGTTCACCTGCCAATGAGAGCTATGCTGACCATGGAGAAACTCAGCATATCCAGCAATATTGTTGTAGATTCTGCTATTTCTGTTTTAAG ATTTATTGTAGATGACTCAGCATTGTACCTGTCTGCTAATGTGAGGGACCAAGGACCAGTAGACCTAAAGAGAA ACTATGTTTGTGTGATGGACATGGGGCTGTTTGAACTCAAGCTGACCTTAAATGAAGGCACTGACTCA AAACAGCCCAGAGTAGACCTGAAGGCCTCCAACAACATGCTGCACATCCGGACCTGCAGTGACTCGCTGGCCGCCCTGACTGCACTGCTGCAGTACTTAGCTGAGGATGGGGACCTCAGGGTGGAGGAGATGGAGTCTAGTGAGGAGATCAGGAGAAAG AGACAGCCGTCCCAGTCCAGACCCCGCTCAGACAGCCCCATCCCACAGGTGCTGGACCATGTACAGGACCAGATGGAGGAGGCCATGATGGACGTGTGGGATGTCAATGGTG AAGCTGGTCTGGACCCCAGCATGACCCTGCAGTCCAGTCCTCTGTCAGACAAGAGAACTCTTTCCTCCTCTCTTCACGCATCCTCTGCCGCTGTGCCATATCAGACCACTCCGG CCCAGTCTACAGGTCCCGGCAGTGAGCCCTCTAGCCTGACCCAGTCCCCACCCTCCACCATGTTCTTGTTCCCAGATGAGAATGGCCAGTcccgcgcccccctcccaccttcaTCTGTGGCGACTGAGGACGACTCTGGCAGTGCTGCTGACAGTGTTGAGGACTGGAGCGATGACAGGGATGAGGATTTCTGTATCATTGATGACCCTGGACTTGGCATCATG CCCAGACATGGTGAGCCGGAGGTCCGTGTGCTGACAGAAGATGCCATCAGGGTGGAGGATAACCACTTCAGCCAGCCCCTGGGGAAGTCAGACCTGCTGAAGGCGCCCGACCACTTCCCCCCGGCCGTGCTGAGGTACACGCTCAGGGAGATGTCTGTCGTGTGGCACATGTACGGGGGCTGTGACTTCGGCAAGCCACACGATAGAACAGCTGCTAAAG GGAGTCGTTCCAGCAGTGCCAACCCCAGCCCAACACATGGCAACATGCA GTATGTGAGAAGTCCTCAGCACTCCCCAGCTAAGGCAGGTTCCCAGCGGGACAGCTACAGCAGACACGGGCGGCTGGGCTGGCAGGCCAGGGGGGGTCCGGGCAGGGACACGGACGTGCATGTGGAGCTGCAGATGAACAAG GTGCGATTACAACACGAGGTGTTCCCCGAGGATACAGAGCAGGCGTCGCGCCAGGTGCTGATCATCACGGAGCTGGAGATCAGGGACAGGCTGGCCTCCTCACAGATCAACAAGTTCCTGTATCAGTACACCTCCGAGGCCAGGCCCAAACAGGCTCACGCCAACATG GTGATGATCAAGGCCCTACACATCCGACCGGACCCCCATCTGAAGGCCCAGGAGTGCTGCCTCAGGGTGTCCCTCCTGCCGCTTAGACTCAACATAGATCAG GATGCCATCAACTTCCTGAGAGACTTTTTTGCCGAGCTTGCTGATGAAAGCGGTGCCTGCCCTG ATGCAGTAGACACCAGTGCCAGCCCCCTGCAGGCCTCCCCACCCAGCCCAGTCATGCTGGTGGGGTCTCCCCTGTACAGTGATGTGGGGGGTGAGGACACAGTCAGGGGGGCAGAGGGTACAGACTCCAGCATGACGTCCTCCAGGGGCAGTGGGCAGTCGGACTCCAGTCCTGCTGGACCAATCTTCTTCAG AGAGTTCACCTTTTCTCCTGAGGTGCCCATCAGACTAGACTACCATGGGAAGAGGGTAGACATGGAACAG GGTGCATTTGCAGGTTTGCTGCTAGGACTCAGTCAACTCAACAACTCTGAGTTGAAGCTGAGAAGACTCAACTACAGACATGG GCTGCTGGGGTATGACAAGATGGTGGCCTATGCTGTGACAGAGTGGGGGGAGGACATCAGGAAAAACCAGCTTCCTGGGATCCTGGGTGGTGTAGGACCTATGCATTCTCTAGTACAAATTG TCCAAGGTATAGTGGACCTAGTGTGGCTGCCTATTGAACAGTACCGTAAAGATGGTCGCATCGTCCGAGGTCTGCAGAGAGGAGCGAGCTCCTTCGCCACGTCCACCGCCATGGCGACCCTGGAGCTGACCAATCGCGTTGTGCAGTCCATCCAGACGGCAGCAGAGTTCACGTACGACATGTTGTCGTCAGGACCCAGCGTCAGGAAGCTGGGACAGGGGGCCTTCATCCAGCACCGCATGGCACAACAGCCTGCCGACGTGCGAGAGGGCGTCACTAAGGCTTACAATGTGGTCAGGGAG GGTGTTACGGACACAGCTCACACCATCTACCGTGTGGCGGCGGAGCAGCATGAGCAGAAGGGTGTGACGGGGGCGGTGGGAGGTGTGCTGCGACAGATCCCCCCCACCATGGTCAAACCTGTCATCCTGGCCACAGAGGCCACCTCTAATGTCATCGGTGGAGTTCGCAACCAGTTCCTGCCAGACGCACGGCGCGAGGCCTCTGAAAAGTGGCGGTCTGAGGAGCAAAAATAG